In Sporichthyaceae bacterium, the sequence TCCGCCGAGTTCAGCGATTTGCTGAAGGCCGTGCTCTCCGCGCAGCCCGACCTGCACATCGACGCAGAGGTAGGTGCCTGATGCCGACCGCTACCTCCGAACCTGCCTACGAAGTCGGCCTGGTGCTCATGAAGAGCCCCGAGGCGGACGCGACGGTCGAGGCACTGCTCACTGCGGGCCAACCGGTGCAGGTGGTCGACCGCGGGCCGTACCTGCACGTGATCAGTAACGAGGACATCCACGTCGACCTGGAACAGGTGGCCGACGAACTCGGCGAGGACATCGCCCTGAATCAGTGGCTGGTCGTGATGAGCACCTACAACGGCCGCATTCGCACCGACGCCGGATCCATCACCATCACCAAGGACCTGCCGGAGTGATCCGCTGCGAGAAAGGAAAGCGCTTGTGAGTGCGGAGGACATCGCCCGGCTCAAGCCGTTGGCGACGACCAAGAAGCAGTTCGACTTCGAATGGGACTTCCGTCAGGGTGTCGAGCGCTACGAGACCTGGGACGAGGTCCGGGTCGGCGATTCCGGGCCCGGGATGCGGACCTTCCTCGTCGAGGAGGAGGACATCGTCGCGTTCAATCGGTCCTGCTTGGAGACCGACCCGATGTACCTCGACGCCGAGTACGCCCGCGGCCGCGGCGGACTGTGGCAGCACCCGCTGTTCGTGGTGCAGGTGGTCTTCTACTGCATCGACACCGGCATCGGGTCCTGGTTGCGCTCCCCCGGAGCCCGCAACCCGGGCCAGTTCATCGAGTTGTACGAGCCGTTCGTGGTCGGCGAGACGATCAGCGCGACGATCACCCACCGGGACAAGTGGATCCGGCGCGGGAAGACCTACATCGAGGACGTCGTCGATCTCCACAACGAGGCCGGCGACCACAAAGCAGTGTGGCGGACCCGATTGATCATCCCGCCCACGCGTGCCGAACTCGTCCGCTATGCGAGCATGTGAGGAGGACACCGTGTCGAACACTGCGCTGCACTATCAGGATCTGACGCTGGATCAGGAGTTCCCGCCGGTCGAGCACCAGGTCACCCAGGAGGTGATCGACCGTGCCGCGCTGGCGCACCTGGACTTCAACCCGGTGCACACCAACATCGAGTGGAACACCCGTGCGCAGGTCTTCGGCACGCCGAAGACCGCCGGTCACGGCATGCTCACCATGTCGATGATGGCCTCGTTGATCGACCGGCAGTGGCGGTCCGCGGGCGCCACGGTCTTCCGCATGGAGTCCAAGCTCGTCAAGCCGGTGAAGGTGGGCACGCGGGTGCGGTGCACCGGCAACATCCGGGAACTCCATCCCCGCGAACCGGGACGCAGTTACGCGGTCGTGGCGATCACCGCCACCGACGACGAGGGCGACACGGTTGCGGTCGCGAACTACGCGGTCCGGGTGCCGGACTGACCATGACCGGCGCGGACCCGCGGTACTGCAGCGTCGACGACCGCACAATGGGCGGGATGCTGCGGTGGAAGGCGCAGCAGGACCCGGACGGACTGGCCCTGGTGTGCGGGCGGGCCCGCTGGACCTGGCGGATGCTGAACGAGCGGACCAACCGGGTCGCCGCCGCCCTGCGCGGTCTCGGGTTTGGCGTCGGGGATCGGGTCGGACTGTTCCTGACCAACCACGCCGACTACCTGGCCTGGTACCTGGCGTTGGCCAAGACCGGAGTGGTCGGGGTTCCGGTCAACCCCGCCCTGACGGCACCGGAACTGGCGTACATCGTGGCCGATTCCGGCTGTCGGCTGCTGCTGGTCGACGAAGGTCGGCACCCGACAGCGGCCGGAATGCCCGCCGCCCTGCCGGCCGGAACCCCAGCGCCTGCGCAGTTGCTGCTCGGGTCGAGCGAGTACCGCGAGTTGCTGGAGTCGGCCGACCCCGGCGAACC encodes:
- a CDS encoding MmoB/DmpM family protein, which codes for MPTATSEPAYEVGLVLMKSPEADATVEALLTAGQPVQVVDRGPYLHVISNEDIHVDLEQVADELGEDIALNQWLVVMSTYNGRIRTDAGSITITKDLPE
- a CDS encoding MaoC family dehydratase, with the translated sequence MSNTALHYQDLTLDQEFPPVEHQVTQEVIDRAALAHLDFNPVHTNIEWNTRAQVFGTPKTAGHGMLTMSMMASLIDRQWRSAGATVFRMESKLVKPVKVGTRVRCTGNIRELHPREPGRSYAVVAITATDDEGDTVAVANYAVRVPD